CTAGGAAATAATCGGGAAATAATCTGTGGGATAGATAGAGAAATTCGCGAACAACTTTAGCaacttttgaaaaaagaaaaatggaagATAAACGTTCGGGCGGAGGCATATGTCCGTGAAAGAATATAGGCGAAAGTTAGGATTAACTCGTAAACTCCATTCAGCTGCGTTCACACAGGGAGCGTGTGTCGATCGAGCCGTCGAACATTCTTTCATCTTTGAGTtatcttcatttatttttgttacttttggtacatttttatttatcctatttttttatttgctttgaACGCGAAAAAGCGCTTACAGGTAATGGAACGAATAACGGAGCGAAATTTTTAGGATTTTCTCGATGAGAAAATTTTGCATCTATCGGATTTCAAACGATAATAAAATAGCGAACAGCTTGTATATGGagaggaaaaatattttgtcaaagTGAGGCGTTTCAAACTCTCAGCTTAAAACATATACTGTTGCAAATAGAcacgtattaaaaaattcaattgatAGTTATAGCGCGTTGTGTGAAAaagtttgttatattttttttaggctTTGTGTGGTAAAAAGATGAGCAACATTTCATCAATCGGTACAAATACAATCGTTTGACTCACCAACGTACGAATCAATCTTGTTTCTTTTGAGATAACTAATGGATTTCATCGCATATTTAACCCTCTTGTTCCGATCGTAGCTCATTGTGTACAGAGGCGCCAGATTCGAAGGGTAGAACGAATTCATGGATCGCTTATTTCTCGTGTCGTAATCTAGCCAGGTTCCCTTATCCTCGTTCCACAGCACATTGTCGATGGCAGCTTGATAGTCCGAGGCAATTTTGGTGTAATACCAGACTTTCTGGAAcgagagaggagggagaagTAGCAACAATGTATGGACACCGTGGCGTTACGCAATCAATAACAAGCGAACGGAGGCAAAATGGTAAACGGTATTGTATGCCATTTATCTGACCGAGTCGAAGCAATTTCTTTTTCGGGTTCCAGATAATCATTCAAACCGGTACTTTGACCACTTCTCGCATTACCGAGGCACTTGTATATTAGCTGTGTAATAAGTAAGGATTGGGAATATTATTGTCGTAATTTGTGAAGCAATATTACCGTATCCCTCTTTAACGACATGCAGCAATAAATACAGCATTATTCGGGAATATGTTTGGGAAGCGAATAATGCTGTATTTATTGCCGCATTATTCCATGTTTGAGGAGCGATCGAAGCGGAAGGGCGGTTTAGCGAGAGGCTTTTACCCTCATGTTACGCAGGACACCGTGAAAGTAGGCGAGCATCCTGGCGTTCCGCTGTAATATTGCATTCAATTCGACGGGTATGATGTCGCTCGTGGAGACGTTGACGAGACTGAGATTGCCGGCCTTGTCAGTCCGTATGCACCATCTGTAGGAGAAGTCCCAGCCGCTCTCCGCCGCGGCTTTCAAGTTGTTGTAAATCGGCCCTCGCGCCTGCTCCGGCACTCGCTGCGCCAGCTGATAATCCTCCCTGTGAGAACACGCACACGTTTCGTTCTTACCTGCTTGGTCCTTTATAATTAACACGATGATGGAAGACCTTCCTCTCCCGGGTGATCGATACAAGTGTCGAAACGGAGCGAGAAAACACGATGGACCGACGACCAGGGTCGTTACGTTTCGCCTTTCGATTAAGAGCTAAGAGACGCGGCCGGCGAAGAACGTGATCCATTAAATGTCAAAGAAACacaatcgtttttttttatctcgaatTTCCCCGATGAAGATCACGCCAATTCCTCCcggatatataaataactgaattgcaatttttatcttacatGTATGATGTCAATGTATATCTGTACCTTAGAGGTAAAGAATATCGTGTCTCCATTATTATGAATTCAGAGAAAACAAGATTTAAAGTTTCAAATAgggaaatgatatattttcttttttcaaatagggaaatgatatattttctattttattttcattttatatataaaataaaagtagcaaCTTGATTCATTAAGTTTTGAATAAGGTAATTTAATGATGTAACTGCCAATAACGCTGGTTAAGAAATTAGgcactataaatattttcaatacatttttcagaaaaaaaaaatgtcaaatcaaaatttacaaTACGCAACAATCTaagaattttaactttttatttccactttttttattgaactatataaaattttattcaggcaaattttcttcgtttataATCTGATTTCAAGATTTCcttttgaaagatattttcaaatcaaaaatattcttttttcctgTGTATAACTTcaaatttgaacattttgcCTCAGACATATTTTGCAATACGAAAGAATTTCAACTAGTTAACAGCTAGTTCTatattgttcaaaattttcgttttccGAAACGTTTCGACGGTTGTATCGTTTACTTGGAAGAACTTCTTGACGGTATCTTCTACCGAAAGAGAACTTACTTGTAACTTTCCGGTCGAGGTCCGTTGCTGTTTACCACGTAACGCGCCATCTTGTACGTCCTACCGTTCTTCGTTACATCCATCGTCTTCTTGTTTTGCCAATATTCAAATTCCTTGTCGAGGAGCGCtatgttatttttcaaaaatttcctatCGTTCGTGTACTCGTAATACTTGGCGACCTGAAAGATATTTGCGTCGTTAATGGCAAACGGACTTCGGAGTTCCTCAAGAAATAATTCGGAGATAGAGAGATCGTTCGGGGGAGATATTGGCTATTGGCAGGGATTTCTATACGAGATACAGAAGACCGACTCGAACGTTTCGAGACAAAAGCAGAAACGGGGACGTTGTTCGGGGGATACGTACCATCGGTATTAACAAGGGCGGTTGGCTTCGCGATAAGTAATAAACTCTACCGCCATTCGGTACGAAGCCGAATCTGTCCACCATAGAGAGGAAGTTCTCGATCATCCCTTTAACGGTGACGGGCATGTCGCATAACAAGAGTCCCTCGATTACCCAGTAGCTGTCCCAATAATAAAACTCTGCGGCAAAATTTGATCCTTTCATTTCGCGAACTCTTTCTCCGTTTCCTCCCGCGCGACACATTGAATTTTGCTTTTAGCTAATTGCGTATTATCCAGAAGCGACACGCATAATATGCGACGGAAAAACAAAGTTTGGAGATCACATAAGCAATTGCGAGGAGGAAATAAATTCTtgtcttaatttaaaattacaatgtcCCTCAGAAATGGATGGGTCGCAAAAGCGGAGAAGCGCTTTCCTCGCAATGATTCTTCAAGGATCCGAAGAGTTTTCCACACAATGCGGAGAAGTCTATAGAATTCGTGTAcaacaaatgtaaatatcataaaaattattattgcttttTGATTCTTAGCGGCGtaaacacatataaaagtaCGTAAACGAGTTCTTACTCCCCGCTAACAACGCAAACACATAAAAATAGGTGAGCACAATGTGTCAGAAAAATGTCAACATTCCCGCCATCAGGAATACAGAAGTTTCTGCAGGcgcaatttttcttaaagcTTTACGAGGtacaacatttttatgtatgcAAGCCAAAGAAGAAGCTAACTCGAGAATGTAAAAGAGTAAAGCCAAGCTTTTAAGACCCATTGCGTGAAATCCTTTTTATGCGGCAGTAGTAAGAATTTAAGGATATGCAAATCCGAATTGGCTAAATATTCATTTCACTTGAACTGACTGAAACATCTTATGGATGAAACATTCAGATGCCATATTGACTATAAAAGAAACACACATTTCCGCGCATATACAAACAATCACCTTTAAATCGTCCACCGGGAATGATGAAAGTATTATTCACGTAAATTAAGCTGTGTCGCTGCGGATTGACCACCAAGTCGTTATTTATCTTCCTCGCCAAAGTTTCCCAAATGCGGTTCAAACGTTTCGCCCATTCTTGATACTGAGGATCCTGAATGGATTTTAGGATGACGGGATTTTCCTTCCAGTCTGGCAACGTTGAATTATCCAACTCGTCCTGCATAGCAAAGTTTTGCGCGACAAACGCAGCTACCTCGCTGCGATTAGGGGAGTTGTTGGTAGCCTTCATCAAAGCATTGAAGCTAACACAAACCGAATCAAATTAGCTCTGATGCACTGTTCCAGTACCACCTAtgccctttctctctttctcgggACGGGTCGTTTTACAAGTTTCATGTAATCAAATAGAATCCTTTTGTATAAAACCCactttctatttaaaattcatGTTAGATCTcgtgaaaaaaagaagtattaaATCAAAGTTATACACGCAACAatttataatcttcttataagaattttaattttttttgtttgaactatataaaatatctcattcaagcaagtttcTTCGTAGCGCAATACGATCTTATATCAAGATTTCCTGGCCCCCCATTTTTCTATCGAATTTTCCCCCTCGAATAGTGACCTCGGTGATCTATACCCGGATTTTCCCTGACCGTTCTCGACGCCCGCGCGAGCCACCCCCTACGCCCGCTATTCTCCCTCGATATGTTATTCAATACTTTAAtaagagaaaaggaaggaaagacTCAACACACAAATACATAGCAGccttttattctttctctaCACTCTACAGGGAGGGGTCTCGACTATCTTCGGCACGCGCGGTACTTCGGTAGGAGTCCCCTCCGGAGCCCGGGGTGGTCGTCGTTCATGTTCTCCCCGCGGGTCGCGAGACCGTCAATGAAGTCACAGCCGATCCACTTCATTGACGGTCTCGCGGCCCGCGGGGAGCGCCATAGGGCCCCTGCTCCCTAGTGCGTCTGCAGCGGCGGCACCTCTTGCGGATCACTCCTCGTGCCCCGCACCCGCAATAGAACTCCCACCGGCGGGGATACGGGCAGTTCCTGTAGAAGTGCCTTAGCTCGGAGCAATTCCAACAACTCCGTGGCTCGGGTGCTTCCCCCCGAGCCACGGAGTTGGAATTGTTGTTGCCTCGGTCTGCGTCGCCTGGTTCTGGTGTCGGGAGCTCCCGGGCTGAAGAGGGCGTAGTGTTGCGGGAGCTTCTTGGGCCAGACTCGGGTGGACCCCGAGTTTTGGGACGTCTGGCCCAAGACGTCCCAAAACTCGGGGTCCACCCGGACGATCGCCACCACCGCCTCCAGGTGGTCGATCAAGAAGGTCGACCACTGCCTGCGGATGAACCGTCGGGCCATTTTTACTCCGTCGTGGCACTGCATCTCGTAACTCTTGGTAATTCCTACGGGTCAGGGGCAGGAGGGTAGTATACGGCTTGATATCCTTGACATGAACTTTTCCGATGGCCGATCCGTCCAGTCAGGACAACTCATACACGACTGAAAAGATCGCCTTCTTTATCCGTAGGGGCCCCTGAAATTTGGGTGCCAATTTTTCCGCGACATTTTGCGCGGCCGACGACAGCACGTGCTATCGTTTCAGCACCAAATCCCCAACTCGGAATCTCCGCGACCGTCTACGCAAATTATAGTTCGCGGCCTGTCTTTGATTCGCTTGATTTAAACTTTCCGCTACCCACTCCCGAATGGCCCTCAGTTCCGTCATTCTCTGGGACCAGTCCGCGAGGTCTCGCGGTTCGACCTGCTCTATTTCCTCGCCACGGTCACGCAAAGAGTTCGGTGGTATTAACTCGCGTCCGAGGTTTACAAATGCCGGGGAAGCACCTAAGGACGAATGCGACGCGGTATCATAGGCAAAGCGGAAATGGGGTAGGTATTTATCCCATTCTCTATGGTCTCTCTCAATAAAGGACACGATCATCGTTTTTAGAGTTCGATTCACCCTTTCCACGGGATTGGCTTGCGGATGATATGACGGCACGGTGGTGTGCGTGATACCGTTTTCCTCGGCAAAGCTCTTTATAACACGATTTACGAATTCTGTCCTGTTATCGGTGAGCAGGATTTTTGGCGTACCCCATCGCGACATGATAAGGTCTTCTAGCGCTTCTCTTATTTTTAGGCCGGTAGCCGCTCGCAAAGGTTTTACTTCGATCCACTTAGTGAATAAGTCTTGGATTACCAGAAAGTACTGGTATCCGGCTTTACTGCGGAGCAACGGCCCCACGATGTCTGCGGCGATGGTAACCCACAGCCCTTCAACGACGCGCCGACCCATCCATCCCGCTGGACTAGTCTGCTCTACTTTAGTCCTCTGACACGTGTCGCACGTTTTAACATACCGGGTAACTCCTCGGAACATATTCGGCCAATAATACGACACCGCTAGACGCTGATACGTCTTCTCTATCCCCAGATGACCGGCTTGAGGAGCGTCATGGGATTCACGAAGAGCCTCCGCGCGTAGCTCTCGTGGTAGCACTAATTTCCACCGATCTAAATCCTCTACTATATCTGAAATAACCGGCCGCGGTCGCAAGAAATATAGTTGCTTATCGACTATTTTCCAATGAGCGAATCTTTTCGGGTTCGTTACCACCTCTTTATACCGCTTCCGATACCACTCGTCGCTCGTGCCCTCGCACTCTTCGACCTCGATCGCGGCATTCACGATTCCACCTTCCGCGCTCTCGTACATACGCGATAGTGCATCAGGCACGTGGTGTAGGGCTCTCTTACGGTACTCCACGGTATAGTCGTATTCTAATAATTCCAAGGCCTATCGAGCCAAACAACCCGTGgggttttttaaattgtggaGCTACCGTAAGCTACTATGATCGGTGATGACCATAAACTTGTACTTTTCCAAATAAGGTCTAAACTTTTGAATAGCCCACACCACGGCCAAGCACTCCTGTTTCGTTACCGAATATCTCCTCTCGGGATCCGACAATACGCGACTGGCATACGCTATTACACGTTCCTCGCCCTCTAATTTTTGCGTTAGGACAGCTCCCAAGCCAACCGAGCTCGCGTCAGTCTGTAGCACAAACGGCTCCTCCAAAACGACTCAATTACGCGGAGCACATTGCCGTTTCCCAAAATCGAATCTTCACAATACGGCACTCACGCGATTCTACACCACGATACGGTCAGCAATATGGCACTCTATAACGGTCCCGCTCTCGGAACGGGACGCACGCGTGACTCTAATTACGCAAGGACTTCAATTACGCGTTGAATCGAATCACGCCTCAAACGCGCGTTGACTGTCGGCGGCCGCGTACCCAAATTCCCGAGACGGGCAAGCGTTTCATTTCTTGACCAGGCCCTCCCGCGGTATTTCTTTCGATTAATTACAATCTCACAACTCACAACCCTCGCTACACAGCGCGACTCCCGGGAAGGCCTCGGTATTGCGACGATCTTACTTGTACGTGGCCTTACAAGATAGTGTTCGCTCGTCGGCAGCCGGTCGTCCACGATGGCAGGGGATGGTTTCTTGCTCGCAAGCTCGCACGACAGTGCCGATCTTCCGGCCTGGCAGATTGTTCCGATCAGGGCTCCTTTTTTCGCGCATACGCATTGATGCagcagaaaagaaagaggCGAAATGATATGCAGCAGTAAAATGTTATGAGCGCATATTTTAGCGGTTGGCGCATTGACGGACAGGGCGGACAGGGCGGAGTCCGGtttagggccaatttcaccaaccacggtGAAATATTGGTCAAtactgctaactttaaccgtcggttaagctaaccgtggttggtgaaattggcccttagaTGAGTTAGGttaggtatatatttatatttatataaatagaaattagattcgcgtatattaaattattaaaatggaaaaaaaagctaatagaaaaagaaaaaattgagatttttGTTTAGCATGGTTAGATGAGGATagttttaaatgttatatttaatatatattagtatacaCTACACCATTTATAAGTTTGGAACTTACGATTTTCTCTTGCATTTCATGAAAAGGTTAAATTTCTCGATGAAAAAACTCGCAGAAAAGTTTCcccaaaaaatatattttaaagaggAGAGATAGAgcttaatatttgttttttattttcttctctatGATATTTTGTgcttaattgaaaattgacatatacaaatatattattaaatttattattaagttttaaatatcttgtattatatatatagtatatgtaatttatgtactatatatttatatgtagatatatttatgtgcaaatatatattaatacatacatacatgtatgtatgttacattatacatttttagcaaatttttaaataatttgaaggGGGTGAATAACGATACATCTTTTTGTCCGTGCTAGTTATTGTACTGATATCATTCTCGCCGCGCATGCGCGAAAAAGGGCCCCGATCGGAACACTGGCCTGGCGGGACCTCGCTGGGCCCGCGTGCCTGCGCGCCGGGGTTGCAAGCCCTGATCGCTGCTCAACCCTTCGCGAGCGCTGCGCCCGACTTGGCGCCCCGCGCGTTTGCCTCTACCCTCCGGCGGTGGTTTTGAATGCTGTGAGTTTGGCTGACTCCGGGACCGGTACTTTGACAGCCAGGCTGGTCGGGCCGTGGCTTGTCGACCGGTGGCAGAACTCTGTGGGCGATGGCTTATCTCTCAACGGGGACCTTCGTCGGGGCGTCTCCAGGAGGGAGATCCGTTTTCTTTGTCACGTCACACTTTTTATCGCGacgcataaaattataaatagaattttatggATATCTAATTCTTGAATTGCAACAGAAGTTACACATAGTAAACgtgttattaaaagtaaaaatataactgaGATAATAGGAGCTCATTGCTTcgtgtatataaaacaattgataaatatatttttaatttctattacgcaattaaatatttatcatgcaCCTCTTTAACGCGCGTTATCTCGCAACGGAAAATTTACGTGATAACAGTCCGTGATAACAGTCCGTGATAGCGGATATTTCCGATACTGTTAATTTagtactttaattttattagctttattcttatatctatTACAAGCAAAGTATTTGACTCTAAATTGCCGCTCTACTTGCATTttgttctaaataaatatttactgaGCTTTTATGAAAATAGTATAACACCATTTTGGCTTCTTACCCGCAACATGAAGCGAGTGTACGACGTGCGAATTATGAGATTATATAGAGGATTTATGTAACACGTCTGCAGAAACAGGCGCGAATCCGGTAATCCGAAACTGTACACTCGTAATCCCGGTACTCTCAACTCGTTATCCTTTATCCTCGTTATCTTCGTTATCACAATCAGGATGAAGTCACGAGGTTCGATctgagagaagagagagagagagagcattcTCCTGCGCGGCGGAGAAGAATTCCGTAGGTCGAATCGAACGAAAGCGGGCGTAACCGCGGTGTCGTAAAACGGAAGCCATAAATATCTCTACACAGGAAGCGATTTAACGCGGACATAGAGCACACGTGCAAGGGTGGTCGACAGATTTATTCTCAACGGTAGTACCTTAAAGAATCTAGATGATGGAAGGCGCCGTCGAAGGCGAGACGCACCTTTTTGTCGATTACAGACATAATATACACGTAAGGTGTAAAGTTCATACCTAGCGTCCGAGCAAAATCTAAAATCGTTCACAAAGCGCGAAACAGCGGAGAGAGGTAAACAGAGAATTTTGCATAGAGTTGTTTTGGACATTATTTTATCGCAATTTCTGTGTAATAAGCAGAGCGAGTTAATTGGTAAATTTAATTGGTAATTAATTCAACCGGTGAACGCGTGCTTATGGCAAAATTTCGATCTGTGTAATTCGCTGTCTTTAATCCGTAAATGGCAAAAGATTAATAGTTTGATCTGTATTAACAAGTTTATCTATATTAACAagttaattaagttaatcagGATTTACTCGAAGTCACATCAACAATCAAGTTTACGAAAGAGATCCCTTATGTAGCAATGACATCCATTTCGGCGTCGTGCGAAAATATTGTTCGATAAAATTCCTAAAAAGTTTCGCCGATACGCATCGAATATACGAGTTTGCTTTTAGGAAGTAAAGCTACGCGTATTTGCTCTCAGCTGCCGTTGACGCAATTAAGATCCCCTTCATACGGGCGACCGCGAAATTTGATTATACCCCGTGCGAAGAGGACCTAAAGCGACACCCTCGTGCGCTTCCAATCCAAATGACATGTTTATGAAGATCGAACGTCAAGTGTGCACGAAATTACGGATCTCGTTGAAACTGCGTGGGTATGTTTCCGCATCTCAGATAACGAGATTTTCTACTTCGCCATGTGACGAATCACTTTATGTTTCTAAGGATAGAATCTTGTATTTTgtcaagaaagagagagagagagtagttttttatacaaaaagtaTAAGAAGTGAcagcttttatttattaaaagtaaattaattattatccgtAAAAtccatattaaaattttccatttagtttttaatattttatctcttcaGTTATCTAGATTACCTTAGTTCGTTTCGTTTTTTAGaccattttaatattattttaaaattatagagaaaTTCGTCTCTAGAGAAATTACTCTTGACGTTCCAAGTATTCTCGATATTTTaggaataaattaatgtagaaATAAACTAAAGGgcagagaggagaggagagaggagagagagagagagagagagagagacagagagagaaaggagaactGTTTTAAAAGTCATTTATATACCGTGGGATCTACTCTTCTTTGTTTGTCGagacaacatattaaaagataatgcTCTGTCGTCACGGGGTTTACTTTCCACTTTGTAAGAAATAATAGcgttatttaaacaaaaagaaaattgggGGGAGAAGATATTTGACATATATAGAGCTTTCATAAAATACCCACTTAGAAATTCTTAAAACAACATCTGCCTAAATTGGTTTGAGACATAACGATATCAATTAATTCTTGACTTGATGATTGCAGCGGTTAAAATGttaatcataatattattagcttatataatgtaatgacGGCTAATGTAATGACTgcccgagaaaaaaaatgggtATAATATGgtcagatgtaaaaatatgttattagaTATGAAAAggtctaaattaaatatgaaaatatttaattttatacgaattttatatgattatatataatcagatcCGGGCGCGATATGATCATATCTTTATGTAATCATATTCGACTTGGTTTTATTGCATATGACAACAGatctgttaaatatttttacatctgaccatattatacctatttttttctcggtTGCGGCTAATGTATGacttaaatttattgtaattaaattttttgcgcTGAAGATGATCCCAAGAAAGGGTCGAAACGTGCGCTATATATCGTCTTGTTAAActaatctaataaatttataagagCGCATTAATTACCGCGCTTGGCTCTTATTGCCAAATTTAAGTAGATTTGATTTTTCATGAAACAACATTTcactttgtaaaaaatatatagagaaaTTAAATCGTTGCGTATTTCGCAAAACAGATCtctttcaaagaaatattaatattagtaacacttatgtaaatttatacatttaaaatgtataaactatttttatataattacgtttatttacatttatttctactttCTTTTTAGAGCCTTAATTTTCatcataaatgtaaatgtatatttattgcaatttgtCACATTAAAAGGAAATCAAGAATATTAGAAAGAAATTCGcgtaagattttttttcggaTTTAATTCTCTTGTAATTTGTAAAGagttgtatatttatacattttattaatttctttgaaaacgtatcttttttaacttatttatcGTTTTCAGTGATTTTATTATACGCACACAGATAATTTGCACTtcgagaggggggggggagaaagagagagagagagagagagagagagagagagagagagagagagagagagagagagaaagcgaaagagattacttatcttatttttatcacttCAACTTACTTGAAGTGATTTCAAGTGGCGcaagatatttcaaaagttcaAGACGAAAACTTATTTCATACAGCCGTATAAAATACGCAAAAGAAATAGACTGAGTGCATTGAGGAAGGCAGCACGGaaagatagaaataataattgttcatcttattctttaaaagagaaagacatTAAGTTTGTTATACGTCTCGATCTTTTTCGTCTTTGTAATACGGATATCAACTTACTTTCCGACGGTCACATTTGGATCGTGCAGCTGGTAGAGATCTACGAAGGTTTTGCTGTCGTTAAAAATTCCAGCGAGCTGCACCGTATGCAACAGCGGCCCTTCGCAGTAAACTTGGCTGAAAATCAATACAAAAGCGTAACGAAACCTATAATTAACAAACATCGTcaattagataaaaatgattaatttaacgTTTGTTTGTACGCGACGTTTGCAGTACGTGATGCAGTGTGCGTTCGACAGGTGGATAACGTTAAATTAACAGATTTTGTCAAAGTGCATTTGATGTAATTGTGTCAACGTAATTGCGGATAGCGGCAAACAGTTGTtgtcattgaaaaaaaaaataatgcacaaGACATCCCGGAGGGGAATTAACGTAAAATCATTACGTCATGCACACTAGCTAACGATTTATTTTGCGGCTACGAATAATTACGGGATAACTTAGCGTCAAGAAACAAACACCTTTGATTAATTAAGACCAAaagaatgaataaataataaaactttgccTTTCAAATGTGCCGTGCGCATGGTATGGGGTCTCGCTGTTGTAGGTTGAAAATAACACTTTAATGAATTCATGCGCTCTTTATTTGCCGTCCGGACGGATTGGATACTTAAACAAACGCATATAGTCTTTGCGTTCGCAAATTAGATGTCAAACTAATTTTGGATGATTTAAGACCTGGAGGCATGGAACGCAtgaattaactttttacttttaaattacgAGGCTTAGTTTTTTATCACGTTATTTAACCTCAATGAAACAAACGTGAGAAGAAGAgaacatatttacatattttacatttatcacgtacatatttacatttattacgtacatatttacatttatttattttatcttacgaaacgtatatgaaattaaacccgatattatttttcaaaagggTATCTCACACACAACTTACGTACGTTTTCCGTTTTACTACGCTTTGTTATAAACTAAGTAAGTAGATAAAACTAAATGTGAAAACTTTCTTCTCTAcacatattgaaaaaaattaatccggtggtttaatattgaaaatattatatgataaacTTTCGATTCAAGCCAGTTTTCCCCGCAGAAGagcgaaattattaaaatttgcgtCGTAATGCAATTTGCAGTTAAAAAGTTATCCGATTGATTGATTCTTACACATTCTCTCTTACTGTTCTTTAAGAAAGTTTTCCAATCAGCTGTTTTATCTTAAGATACCAAATGTCGATATTTTCCAACGATGACCAAGGGCCTGTCCCAACAATTTCAAGATGGACGACAACTTTAAGTGAAACTTGGACGAGACTGTTATTTTTCCGCGACAGCCACGTCAACGGGCTGATGTCATTCTGAAACCGACGAGCCATAAAATCAAGCACAAAAATCACGCGCGTTTCGAAAGTCGCGATGAGAAGTTACTCGTAGCTTCATTGCGTGGCTCATTGTTTTCTGGCAGATACGAGAGCATCGAAATACAATGGACGCCTTTGTCTTTGTATCAACAAGAAATAACGTCGATGTGCGCCGAGAGACcacttttcatttttcacttCGAGCATTTCTCATCGAACGTTCTCTGATCGAAAAACCAAACGAGAACTCggggaataataaaattcgttttgtttttttgtcgtc
This sequence is a window from Temnothorax longispinosus isolate EJ_2023e chromosome 11, Tlon_JGU_v1, whole genome shotgun sequence. Protein-coding genes within it:
- the LOC139822578 gene encoding trehalase — encoded protein: MLTASNRTRLIMSVAVFIISSAIALIDAASIVRVTTTTPPGPPDLCHSQVYCEGPLLHTVQLAGIFNDSKTFVDLYQLHDPNVTVGNFNALMKATNNSPNRSEVAAFVAQNFAMQDELDNSTLPDWKENPVILKSIQDPQYQEWAKRLNRIWETLARKINNDLVVNPQRHSLIYVNNTFIIPGGRFKEFYYWDSYWVIEGLLLCDMPVTVKGMIENFLSMVDRFGFVPNGGRVYYLSRSQPPLLIPMVAKYYEYTNDRKFLKNNIALLDKEFEYWQNKKTMDVTKNGRTYKMARYVVNSNGPRPESYKEDYQLAQRVPEQARGPIYNNLKAAAESGWDFSYRWCIRTDKAGNLSLVNVSTSDIIPVELNAILQRNARMLAYFHGVLRNMRKVWYYTKIASDYQAAIDNVLWNEDKGTWLDYDTRNKRSMNSFYPSNLAPLYTMSYDRNKRVKYAMKSISYLKRNKIDSYVGGTPTSVNYTGEQWDFPNAWPPLQSFLILGLYQTGVKEAVDLAETLADRWLRSNYLGYDEYGKMFEKYNAIHPGESGGGGEYNVQEGFGWTNGIVFEFLRLFPGAKYADDPLFDGGNGIDR